CCTTGTGCCGCATGCCCCGGTGGGCAGGGGTGGCGTTTTTAGGTGCCGCAGCCATTGCCTGGAGCCGCGTCTTCCTGGGCGTGCACTTTCCGCTGGATGTACTGGCAGGCGGCACCACTGGCATCTTGGCCGCAGGCGCCACGGGCTGGCTGGTGACGCAAGCGCCGCTCAGCTGGCAACGCAGATTTTCAGCATATTCGTCCCACCCGGCGCGCCCATGGGCTCGCCGCAGGTGATGGCGTAGACATCGCCCTTTTGCACGATGTTGCGGCTCTTGAGGTGGCGCTCCGCCTGCTCCAGGGCCGTGTCGCGGTCAGCGCTGGTGTCCATCAGCAAGGGGCGCACGTTGCGGTACATGGCCATCTTGCGCTGCGTGGCGATCTTGGGGGTCAGCGCATAGATCGGAATGTGGATGCGGTGGCGGCTCATCCACAGGGCCGTGGCGCCGCTGTCGGTCATGGCGACGATGGCCTTGGCACCCAGGTGGTGGGCGGTGAACAGTGCGCCCATGGCGATGGACTGGTCGATGCGGCCAAAGGTCTGGCCCGTGAAGTCGGCGTCCTGAGGGTGGTCTTCTGCGGCCTCTGCAGCGGCGCAGATGGTGGCCATCTCGGTCACGGTTTCCAGCGGGAATTTGCCTGCTGCGGTTTCCGCGCTCAGCATCACGGCATCGGTGCCATCGAGCACGGCGTTGGCCACGTCACTCACCTCGGCGCGCGTGGGCACAGGGTTGGTGATCATGCTTTCCATCATCTGCGTGGCGGTGATCACGACCTTGTCGAGCTGGCGCGCCATGCGGATCATTTTCTTTTGCAGTGCGGGCACGGCGGCATTGCCCACCTCCACCGCCAAGTCGCCACGCGCCACCATGATGCCGTCGCTCACGCGCAGGATGGCTTCGAGGTGCGGGATGGCTTCGGCACGCTCGATCTTGGCGATCAGGCCGGGCTTGTGGCGGTACTCTGCCGCAGCCACGTTGCACAGTTGGCGGGCCATTTCCATGTCGGTCGCGTTCTTCGGAAAGCTCACGGCCACGTAGTCGGCCTGAAAGCTCATGGCCGTGCGGATGTCTTCCATGTCCTTGGCCGTGAGGGCCGGTGCCGTGAGGCCGCCGCCTTGCTTGTTGATACCCTTGTTGTTGGACAGCTCGCCGCCGAGCTTGACGGTGGTGTGCACCTCCTCGCCACGCACTGAGTCCACCGTAAGCACGATCAAGCCGTCGTTGAGCAGCAGCAAGTCGCCCGCCTTCACATCACGGGGCAGCTCCTTGTAGTCCAGGCCCACACCGTTGATATCGCCTGGCTCGGTGCGCGAAGCGTCCAGCACAAACTTGGCGCCAGGCTCCAGAAACACCTTGCCCTCTGCAAACTTGCCCACGCGGATCTTGGGACCCTGCAGGTCGGCCATGATGGCCACCTCGCGCCCGGCGCGCTGGGCCGCAGCGCGCACCGTGGCGGCACGGTCAATGTGGTCCTGTGCTTTGCCGTGGCTGAAGTTCAGCCGCACCACGTTGACGCCCGCTCGGATCATCGCCTCGAGCAGTTGCGGGTCGCTCGAAGCGGGGCCCAGGGTGGCAACGATCTTGGTGGCGCGGCGAATGGCCATGGTGTGTCTCTTTCGCTTGGATGTAATCGGGTTTCAATTTTCACACGAAACCGGTTACATCCCCGTTACCAGAAAACCCTGACACGGGCCGTGGGAACCGACGACACCTGGGTTCAGCCGCGCATCAGCGCTTCGATCTCATCCCCATCCACAGGCACGTCGCGCGTGATCAACTCGCAGCCGCTGGCGGTGACCACAGCGTCGTCCTCGATGCGGATGCCGATGTTCCAGAACTGCTCTGGCACGCCCTCGGCAGGACGCACATACAGCCCCGGCTCAATGGTCAGCACCATGCCGGGCTGCAGCACGCGGCTGGGGCGGTTGGTGATGGTCTCGCCCGAGAGCGGGTCCTTGCGCTCGCTGGTCTGGCCCACCTCGCCAGGCTCCACGTAGCTGCCGCAGTCGTGCACGTCCATGCCCAGCCAGTGGCTGGTGCGGTGCATGTAGAACTGGAAGTAGGCCCGCTTTGCAATCACGTCCTGCGCGGTGCCCAGCTTGTTTTTATCCAGCAAGCCCAGGTCGAGCAGGCCTTGGGCCAGCACGGCCACCGTGGCGTCGTGCGGGTCGTTGAAGCGGGCGCCGGCCTTGGTGGCGGCAATGGCGGCCACCTGGCTGTGCAGCACCAGGTCGTACAGCGCGCGCTGCGGGCCGGTGAACTTGCCGTTGGCCGGGAAGGTGCGGGTGATGTCGCTGGCGTAGCCATCGAGCTCGCACCCCGCGTCGATCAGCACCAGCTCGCCATCGCGCACCGGGGCCGCGTCGGCGCGGTAGTGCAGCACGCAGGCATTGGCCCCTGCCGCCACGATGGAGCCATACGCGGGGTACTGCGAGCCGCCTTCGCGAAAGGCGTGCAGCAACTCGGCATCGAGGTGGTACTCGCGCACGTCCTGCCCTGCGCGCAGCATGCGGGCCGAGCGCTGCATGGCGCGGATATGGGCCTGGGCGCTGATCTGGCTGGCGCGGCGCATGGTGTCCAACTCGTGCGCGTCTTTGATGAGGCGCATCTCGTCGAGCAAAGTGCAGGCGTCGCTTTGCTCGGTTGGGCACAGGGCCCCATAGCGCACACGGGCCCGCACGGCGTTGAGCCAGCCTTCCACGCGTGCGGCCAGGCCTGCGTGCGTGGCAAACGGGTACCAGACGCAGCTGCGGTTT
This Acidovorax sp. 106 DNA region includes the following protein-coding sequences:
- the pyk gene encoding pyruvate kinase — its product is MAIRRATKIVATLGPASSDPQLLEAMIRAGVNVVRLNFSHGKAQDHIDRAATVRAAAQRAGREVAIMADLQGPKIRVGKFAEGKVFLEPGAKFVLDASRTEPGDINGVGLDYKELPRDVKAGDLLLLNDGLIVLTVDSVRGEEVHTTVKLGGELSNNKGINKQGGGLTAPALTAKDMEDIRTAMSFQADYVAVSFPKNATDMEMARQLCNVAAAEYRHKPGLIAKIERAEAIPHLEAILRVSDGIMVARGDLAVEVGNAAVPALQKKMIRMARQLDKVVITATQMMESMITNPVPTRAEVSDVANAVLDGTDAVMLSAETAAGKFPLETVTEMATICAAAEAAEDHPQDADFTGQTFGRIDQSIAMGALFTAHHLGAKAIVAMTDSGATALWMSRHRIHIPIYALTPKIATQRKMAMYRNVRPLLMDTSADRDTALEQAERHLKSRNIVQKGDVYAITCGEPMGAPGGTNMLKICVAS
- a CDS encoding aminopeptidase P N-terminal domain-containing protein; this encodes MNATQSIYAQRRARLASMLGAGGIAIVPTAPERPRNRDTDFIYRHDSYFYYLTGFTEPGAVLVLTAEGHSTLFCQPKDLEREIWDGYRLGPAAALEALGVDAAQSAAVLDAQLPRLLENRSCVWYPFATHAGLAARVEGWLNAVRARVRYGALCPTEQSDACTLLDEMRLIKDAHELDTMRRASQISAQAHIRAMQRSARMLRAGQDVREYHLDAELLHAFREGGSQYPAYGSIVAAGANACVLHYRADAAPVRDGELVLIDAGCELDGYASDITRTFPANGKFTGPQRALYDLVLHSQVAAIAATKAGARFNDPHDATVAVLAQGLLDLGLLDKNKLGTAQDVIAKRAYFQFYMHRTSHWLGMDVHDCGSYVEPGEVGQTSERKDPLSGETITNRPSRVLQPGMVLTIEPGLYVRPAEGVPEQFWNIGIRIEDDAVVTASGCELITRDVPVDGDEIEALMRG